From Triticum aestivum cultivar Chinese Spring chromosome 4A, IWGSC CS RefSeq v2.1, whole genome shotgun sequence, a single genomic window includes:
- the LOC123085209 gene encoding TSL-kinase interacting protein 1 isoform X1: MEKEVCEEMSPLPQPVDLPDATAPSASDPSQKPAKKATRQWAAWTRQEEESFFNALRQVGKNFEKITLRVQSKNKDQVRHYYYRLVRRMKKLLGPGFSLDARNSKDTIAAMLRWWSLLEKFSCSASKLHLKPRRFKTFVDALGNQLLKDRKRTRRKCSLGDTRLSSSSPVLSKTPGNQSFAVGLLPMDAQNGSKGASSKGAFMKRVAEPNSNKSGVIRGDLSATRTVRQKRRAGGAGACAAYKKWERAAMAGVSLVADAAEELERKMTTQNLSCNADATVLASSPNNVSTVDADVGTNHMKEADPQAPSKLKLQLFPINEATRKALEKDDHNPHLELTLSSKKKMSSVLEHLNRKWGNSNIACGELVLFPYCAHQEDLATYQRWTTQDTVAVADVFFSVNSPSIFRLRYGWFSLAELEAGLSEISLTRFENCMIPEDIQVKSSSEACVQKDGTLPSDFTSEQSSNNSKDQSALLLGTPSSTGKNAAEEPSINTFPSQSGDHNQEQVPANQAFEVDPQMDCLAISEVDWADTLTDISVGYLLTEASKAANLDCEVTSIAKNPLFDENLCSYDSFDAAVALHASRYQAAEQPAQTSHSTIWGAEETCDEFSFMLATARKQQGLNTSASSPPDSDNEVHSSNSEGFQGFLQDLAGGDTPGNPCADDVKAMEELCARSPPQSDNDFGLKDQPLDDVFWPESLGPLDLDIPPIRSLADEFILGDSQNSWSRMMENSMDAFRNMSFFVSDNNDSVLPPIM, translated from the exons ATGGAGAAGGAGGTGTGTGAAGAGATGAGTCCGCTTCCTCAACCTGTTGATTTGCCAGATGCCACTGCGCCCTCTGCGTCCGATCCCAGCCAGAAGCCTG CGAAAAAGGCGACGCGACAATGGGCCGCATGGACACGCCAAGAGGAGGAGAGTTTCTTCAATGCTCTGCGCCAAGTAGGAAAA AATTTTGAGAAGATTACCCTACGTGTCCAGAGCAAAAACAAAGATCAG GTCAGACATTACTACTATCGCCTTGTtagacgcatgaagaagcttctGGGTCCTGGGTTCTCACTTGATGCACGAAACTCCAAGGACACGATTGCTGCTATGCTCCGCTG GTGGTCTCTTCTCGAGAAATTTAGCTGCAGTGCTTCAAAGCTACATCTGAAGCCTCGGAGATTCAAAACATTTGTAGATGCATTG GGAAATCAACTGCTAAAAGATAGAAAAAGAACGAGAAGAAAGTGTTCACTAGGGGATACACGTTTATCTTCTTCATCTCCAGTTCTCAGCAAGACTCCAGGAAATCAATCTTTTGCAGTAGGACTCTTGCCCATGgatgcacaaaacggtagcaaagGAGCCTCTTCTAAAGGAGCGTTTATGAAACGGGTTGCAGAACCTAATTCTAACAAGTCAGGAGTAATCAGAGGAGACCTCTCTGCCACAAGAACTGTGAGACAAAAAAGGAGAGCAG GGGGTGCTGGTGCGTGTGCGGCATATAAGAAATGGGAGAGAGCTGCCATGGCTGGTGTTTCTTTAGTTGCTGATGCAGCTGAGGAGCTTGAACGCAAAATGACGACCCAGAACTTGTCATGTAATGCGGATGCAACTGTGCTAGCTTCATCACCCAACAACGTATCTACTGTTGATG CAGATGTGGGCACAAATCATATGAAAGAAGCAGATCCGCAAGCACCTTCAAAGCTGAAGCTGCAGTTATTTCCAATAAATGAAGCCACACGGAAGGCATTGGAGAAG GATGATCATAATCCACATCTGGAGCTCACATTAAGTTCCAAGAAAAAAATGTCTTCTGTTTTAGAACATCTGAATCGCAAGTGGGGCAACTCAAACATTGCATGTGGAGAGCTTGTGCTTTTCCCATATTGTGCTCATCAAGAGGATTTAGCGACCTATCAGAGGTGGACAACTCAAGATACTGTTGCAGTGGCTGATGTCTTTTTTTCTGTGAATAGCCCCTCTATTTTCCGATTAAG GTATGGCTGGTTCTCCCTTGCCGAGCTTGAGGCAGGACTAAGTGAAATATCGTTGACCCGCTTTGAGAATTGCATGATACCAGAAGACATTCAGGTCAAATCTTCCTCAGAGGCCTGTGTGCAAAAGGATGGCACTTTACCCAGTGACTTCACTTCTGAGCAATCATCTAATAACTCAAAAGATCAGTCGGCATTATTGCTTGGTACACCATCTAGTACAGGCAAGAATGCTGCGGAAGAGCCTTCCATTAATACCTTTCCCTCTCAGTCTGGCgatcacaatcaagaacaagttcCTGCAAACCAAGCTTTTGAG GTTGATCCTCAGATGGATTGTCTTGCAATATCGGAAGTAGATTGGGCAGATACCCTTACTGATATCAGTGTTGGATACTTGCTGACAGAAGCATCCAAGGCTGCTAATTTGGATTGTGAAGTGACCTCTATTGCCAAAAATCCTCTTTTCGATGAGAATCTGTGCAGCTATGACTCGTTTGATGCTGCTGTTGCCCTACATGCTTCTCGTTATCAAGCGGCAGAGCAGCCAGCTCAAACATCCCATTCCACCATCTGGGGTGCAGAAGAAACATGTGATGAGTTCAGTTTTATGTTGGCCACAGCTAGGAAGCAACAAGGTTTAAACACTTCAGCTAGCAGCCCTCCTGATAGCGACAATGAAGTTCACTCTTCAAATTCAGAAGGGTTTCAAGGTTTTCTTCAG GACTTGGCTGGAGGAGATACTCCTGGTAATCCTTGTGCTGATGATGTGAAGGCAATGGAAGAACTTTGTGCCAGATCACCACCTCAAAGTGACAATGATTTTGGATTGAAAGATCAGCCTCTAGATGACGTATTCTGG CCCGAATCACTTGGACCACTGGACTTGGATATACCGCCAATAAGATCCCTAGCTGATGAGTTCATCTTAGGAGACAGTCAAAATAGTTGGAGTCGGATGATGGAAAATAGCATGGATGCATTTCGAAACATGTCGTTCTTCGTGTCCGATAACAACGACTCAGTTCTTCCACCCATCATGTAG
- the LOC123085209 gene encoding TSL-kinase interacting protein 1 isoform X2 codes for MEKEVCEEMSPLPQPVDLPDATAPSASDPSQKPAKKATRQWAAWTRQEEESFFNALRQVGKNFEKITLRVQSKNKDQVRHYYYRLVRRMKKLLGPGFSLDARNSKDTIAAMLRWWSLLEKFSCSASKLHLKPRRFKTFVDALGNQLLKDRKRTRRKCSLGDTRLSSSSPVLSKTPGNQSFAVGLLPMDAQNGSKGASSKGAFMKRVAEPNSNKSGVIRGDLSATRTVRQKRRAGGAGACAAYKKWERAAMAGVSLVADAAEELERKMTTQNLSCNADATVLASSPNNVSTVDDVGTNHMKEADPQAPSKLKLQLFPINEATRKALEKDDHNPHLELTLSSKKKMSSVLEHLNRKWGNSNIACGELVLFPYCAHQEDLATYQRWTTQDTVAVADVFFSVNSPSIFRLRYGWFSLAELEAGLSEISLTRFENCMIPEDIQVKSSSEACVQKDGTLPSDFTSEQSSNNSKDQSALLLGTPSSTGKNAAEEPSINTFPSQSGDHNQEQVPANQAFEVDPQMDCLAISEVDWADTLTDISVGYLLTEASKAANLDCEVTSIAKNPLFDENLCSYDSFDAAVALHASRYQAAEQPAQTSHSTIWGAEETCDEFSFMLATARKQQGLNTSASSPPDSDNEVHSSNSEGFQGFLQDLAGGDTPGNPCADDVKAMEELCARSPPQSDNDFGLKDQPLDDVFWPESLGPLDLDIPPIRSLADEFILGDSQNSWSRMMENSMDAFRNMSFFVSDNNDSVLPPIM; via the exons ATGGAGAAGGAGGTGTGTGAAGAGATGAGTCCGCTTCCTCAACCTGTTGATTTGCCAGATGCCACTGCGCCCTCTGCGTCCGATCCCAGCCAGAAGCCTG CGAAAAAGGCGACGCGACAATGGGCCGCATGGACACGCCAAGAGGAGGAGAGTTTCTTCAATGCTCTGCGCCAAGTAGGAAAA AATTTTGAGAAGATTACCCTACGTGTCCAGAGCAAAAACAAAGATCAG GTCAGACATTACTACTATCGCCTTGTtagacgcatgaagaagcttctGGGTCCTGGGTTCTCACTTGATGCACGAAACTCCAAGGACACGATTGCTGCTATGCTCCGCTG GTGGTCTCTTCTCGAGAAATTTAGCTGCAGTGCTTCAAAGCTACATCTGAAGCCTCGGAGATTCAAAACATTTGTAGATGCATTG GGAAATCAACTGCTAAAAGATAGAAAAAGAACGAGAAGAAAGTGTTCACTAGGGGATACACGTTTATCTTCTTCATCTCCAGTTCTCAGCAAGACTCCAGGAAATCAATCTTTTGCAGTAGGACTCTTGCCCATGgatgcacaaaacggtagcaaagGAGCCTCTTCTAAAGGAGCGTTTATGAAACGGGTTGCAGAACCTAATTCTAACAAGTCAGGAGTAATCAGAGGAGACCTCTCTGCCACAAGAACTGTGAGACAAAAAAGGAGAGCAG GGGGTGCTGGTGCGTGTGCGGCATATAAGAAATGGGAGAGAGCTGCCATGGCTGGTGTTTCTTTAGTTGCTGATGCAGCTGAGGAGCTTGAACGCAAAATGACGACCCAGAACTTGTCATGTAATGCGGATGCAACTGTGCTAGCTTCATCACCCAACAACGTATCTACTGTTGATG ATGTGGGCACAAATCATATGAAAGAAGCAGATCCGCAAGCACCTTCAAAGCTGAAGCTGCAGTTATTTCCAATAAATGAAGCCACACGGAAGGCATTGGAGAAG GATGATCATAATCCACATCTGGAGCTCACATTAAGTTCCAAGAAAAAAATGTCTTCTGTTTTAGAACATCTGAATCGCAAGTGGGGCAACTCAAACATTGCATGTGGAGAGCTTGTGCTTTTCCCATATTGTGCTCATCAAGAGGATTTAGCGACCTATCAGAGGTGGACAACTCAAGATACTGTTGCAGTGGCTGATGTCTTTTTTTCTGTGAATAGCCCCTCTATTTTCCGATTAAG GTATGGCTGGTTCTCCCTTGCCGAGCTTGAGGCAGGACTAAGTGAAATATCGTTGACCCGCTTTGAGAATTGCATGATACCAGAAGACATTCAGGTCAAATCTTCCTCAGAGGCCTGTGTGCAAAAGGATGGCACTTTACCCAGTGACTTCACTTCTGAGCAATCATCTAATAACTCAAAAGATCAGTCGGCATTATTGCTTGGTACACCATCTAGTACAGGCAAGAATGCTGCGGAAGAGCCTTCCATTAATACCTTTCCCTCTCAGTCTGGCgatcacaatcaagaacaagttcCTGCAAACCAAGCTTTTGAG GTTGATCCTCAGATGGATTGTCTTGCAATATCGGAAGTAGATTGGGCAGATACCCTTACTGATATCAGTGTTGGATACTTGCTGACAGAAGCATCCAAGGCTGCTAATTTGGATTGTGAAGTGACCTCTATTGCCAAAAATCCTCTTTTCGATGAGAATCTGTGCAGCTATGACTCGTTTGATGCTGCTGTTGCCCTACATGCTTCTCGTTATCAAGCGGCAGAGCAGCCAGCTCAAACATCCCATTCCACCATCTGGGGTGCAGAAGAAACATGTGATGAGTTCAGTTTTATGTTGGCCACAGCTAGGAAGCAACAAGGTTTAAACACTTCAGCTAGCAGCCCTCCTGATAGCGACAATGAAGTTCACTCTTCAAATTCAGAAGGGTTTCAAGGTTTTCTTCAG GACTTGGCTGGAGGAGATACTCCTGGTAATCCTTGTGCTGATGATGTGAAGGCAATGGAAGAACTTTGTGCCAGATCACCACCTCAAAGTGACAATGATTTTGGATTGAAAGATCAGCCTCTAGATGACGTATTCTGG CCCGAATCACTTGGACCACTGGACTTGGATATACCGCCAATAAGATCCCTAGCTGATGAGTTCATCTTAGGAGACAGTCAAAATAGTTGGAGTCGGATGATGGAAAATAGCATGGATGCATTTCGAAACATGTCGTTCTTCGTGTCCGATAACAACGACTCAGTTCTTCCACCCATCATGTAG